In Acaryochloris marina S15, a single genomic region encodes these proteins:
- a CDS encoding alr0857 family protein → MLKFNYGKQGTILESVADPIEDVINRRVVLAMRSAQPIHMEPSFVSLIVPSEIPEVRALAFELTQGHCDAVSLSTQESLSDSSPESVVPSDFISHDIEVIMRGVWLTHHPDAEEGIFFTSLTTEIEEQIEELWTYQPVTSS, encoded by the coding sequence ATGTTGAAATTTAACTATGGCAAGCAAGGCACTATTTTAGAATCCGTCGCTGATCCGATTGAAGACGTTATCAATCGGCGTGTTGTCTTAGCCATGCGATCTGCCCAACCTATCCATATGGAACCTAGCTTTGTATCCCTGATTGTGCCTTCTGAGATTCCTGAAGTCAGAGCTTTGGCCTTTGAACTTACTCAAGGGCATTGTGATGCCGTCTCTTTAAGCACCCAGGAGTCTCTCTCAGACTCATCTCCAGAATCGGTAGTACCGTCAGACTTCATCAGCCACGATATTGAAGTTATTATGCGCGGGGTTTGGTTGACCCACCATCCTGATGCCGAAGAAGGTATATTTTTTACATCCCTAACCACTGAAATCGAAGAGCAAATTGAAGAACTGTGGACCTACCAACCCGTTACCTCATCCTAG
- a CDS encoding tetratricopeptide repeat protein: MDNSLATLYLTLFLVLLCFAGWFVFRQVLRTRKNELTISKLESKFKKDIGTVEEYFELGSIYLQKKLFVQAVTQLKKALKAAEDEVGTFPSEEDDAEVSESNPTIEPLAPLYNALGYAYFGQEQFDLAIRNYKEALKCKTDYLVAMNNLAHAYERKKLMRQALDTYDEVLSRDPKNDTAKRRSRSLRKQVTVSG, from the coding sequence ATGGATAATTCTTTAGCAACCCTCTATTTGACACTTTTCTTGGTCTTACTCTGCTTCGCAGGGTGGTTTGTGTTTCGCCAAGTTTTAAGAACACGCAAGAATGAACTCACCATTTCCAAGCTAGAAAGCAAATTCAAAAAAGATATCGGTACGGTCGAAGAATATTTCGAGCTAGGTAGTATCTATTTGCAGAAAAAGCTTTTCGTCCAAGCTGTGACCCAACTCAAAAAGGCGCTGAAGGCCGCTGAAGATGAGGTTGGCACCTTTCCTTCAGAAGAAGACGATGCTGAAGTTTCAGAAAGCAATCCGACCATCGAACCCTTAGCTCCGTTATATAACGCTCTAGGCTATGCCTACTTCGGCCAAGAACAATTTGATTTAGCCATTCGAAATTATAAAGAAGCCCTGAAGTGTAAAACGGATTACCTAGTGGCAATGAACAATCTGGCCCATGCCTATGAGCGGAAAAAGCTTATGCGCCAGGCATTAGATACCTATGATGAGGTATTATCCCGAGATCCAAAGAACGATACAGCTAAGCGCCGATCTAGATCGCTCCGCAAGCAAGTTACGGTTTCAGGGTAA
- a CDS encoding chlororespiratory reduction protein 7, whose translation MPDSLMYGDDDMYVVLETNQPEKFLTAAELVVKLESVLSTQQDDLPPDLQGMSTIPEQAKHLASTACELDLGPGEFLQWYVVRLEK comes from the coding sequence ATGCCAGATTCCCTAATGTATGGCGATGATGATATGTACGTTGTGCTGGAAACCAACCAGCCAGAAAAGTTTCTAACGGCAGCAGAACTGGTCGTCAAGCTAGAGTCTGTTTTATCGACACAGCAGGACGACCTTCCTCCAGATCTTCAAGGGATGTCAACCATTCCAGAACAAGCCAAACATCTGGCCTCAACTGCTTGTGAGCTAGATCTAGGACCTGGTGAATTTTTGCAATGGTATGTTGTGCGCCTAGAAAAGTAA
- a CDS encoding M23 family metallopeptidase — translation MKRNRWLSAVGASVVGLNVVAAIGPKAIGNQPPQVAVGTSIWRNGSFPVENFQGYTSPFGYRSSPTGGYSTEFHTGLDFAAPNGSYIRNWWSGRVIRVSGKTACGTSVRVQSGSWIHVYCHMKGYVARDSRGPYIVDGGLRIRQGQTVKAGQRIGRVGMTGRTTGPHLHWTLKYQGKLVDPAAVLRAMHRAQRGSISQKL, via the coding sequence ATGAAACGCAACCGCTGGTTATCTGCCGTTGGTGCAAGTGTCGTTGGATTAAATGTGGTAGCAGCTATAGGGCCAAAGGCTATAGGTAATCAGCCGCCTCAAGTTGCAGTAGGTACCTCTATCTGGCGCAATGGCTCCTTCCCGGTGGAGAATTTTCAGGGATATACCTCTCCGTTTGGCTATCGTTCGTCTCCGACAGGAGGCTATTCAACCGAATTTCATACAGGCCTCGATTTTGCAGCTCCCAATGGGAGCTACATTCGCAACTGGTGGTCTGGGCGAGTGATCAGAGTTTCAGGCAAGACAGCTTGTGGCACTTCTGTTCGCGTCCAGTCTGGGTCTTGGATTCATGTCTATTGCCACATGAAAGGCTATGTTGCCAGAGATAGCAGAGGGCCATACATCGTCGATGGTGGATTACGTATTCGACAAGGACAAACCGTAAAAGCTGGTCAACGCATTGGTCGGGTTGGAATGACCGGACGTACTACGGGCCCCCACCTTCATTGGACCCTCAAATATCAAGGCAAGCTGGTCGATCCAGCCGCAGTACTACGGGCGATGCACCGTGCTCAGCGCGGTTCTATTAGCCAAAAATTATAG
- a CDS encoding DUF3177 family protein, with protein sequence MSIEMLRTLVWTDCRLALVFLVFFPLGLLVWAIIENAQPISRLLVIYWRVASLLLITMYLMMAQVPLSFVTLFLALLLVPVSLWFWVDLNEEIDDRRGKLKLALTSWRWATSLFCLISAAALVPSLGCAGSKTAIAADQCQVWLEPAYGVASMVHASSGVSRINILATLSLILYGFYFGYFLLFRLSKQGRSATGY encoded by the coding sequence ATGTCCATTGAAATGTTACGAACGCTAGTATGGACAGATTGCCGACTGGCGCTCGTCTTTTTAGTGTTTTTCCCCTTAGGTTTATTGGTGTGGGCCATTATTGAAAATGCCCAACCCATTAGCCGGCTTTTGGTCATCTACTGGCGAGTCGCCAGTTTATTGCTCATCACCATGTATTTGATGATGGCCCAAGTCCCCCTCAGCTTTGTGACACTCTTTCTCGCTCTGCTTCTGGTTCCAGTCAGTCTCTGGTTTTGGGTGGATCTTAATGAAGAAATCGATGATCGTCGTGGCAAGTTAAAACTAGCCTTGACCTCGTGGCGATGGGCTACGTCTCTTTTTTGCCTTATTTCTGCTGCAGCATTAGTCCCCTCTCTAGGGTGTGCGGGGTCTAAAACTGCGATCGCAGCGGATCAATGTCAGGTTTGGTTAGAACCTGCCTATGGGGTTGCATCGATGGTTCATGCTAGCTCTGGTGTCAGTCGGATTAACATCTTAGCCACCCTCTCATTGATTCTCTATGGATTTTACTTCGGCTATTTTTTGCTATTCCGCTTATCGAAGCAAGGCCGTTCAGCCACAGGTTACTAA